AGTACGCTGTTGAAGACGCGTTTCCCGCAAACTGTCCTAACGGCTTTGGCGACTGCTATATAAAAAAATCACATAACTTTTGGCATAATTTTGATTCCAACATCATTAATATGTCCAGTGTTTTTCAAATTTAACAGCAAAGACCTGTTCCAATCAGGTGTAGTTCAGTTATCTTTTCCCACTCGTTATTTCTTTATCTTGTTTTATCAGTGTTGCTAAATGACAGAGTGAAATTTAAAAATTAAATCTTTGAAACTGTTTCCTTTACACCTTTGGGAGAAACCAAATTCATCGTCTTAATCAGCAACACTGTTCGTTTTCTGATGAAAAAGTGACGAGGTTAATTTTTACCTTCTCAGTTCAGGAGAAACTTACTAATGGCAATTATCAACAATTTGCTTGACGGTAGCATCAACAATTCCCCATTTATCTTTGGCTTTGCTGGCAGTTATGTCATTAACGACGATGCTCGGCGGCAATATCCTAAATGGGGGTGCTAACAGCGATGTCCTTAACGGCAATGCTAGGCAATGATACTCTAAATGGGGGTGCTGGCAGCGATGTCCTAAATGGGGGTGCTGGCAGCGATGTCCTAAATGGGGGTGCTGGCAGCGATGTCCTAAATGGGGGTGCTGGCAGCGATGTTCTATATGGGGGTGCTGGCAGCGATGTTCTATATGGGGGTGCTGGCAGTGATGTTCTATATGGGGATGCTGGCAACGATACCATAAGTGGAGGTGCTGGAACTGATTCTCTTACTGGCGGTGCTGGCAACGATATTTTCGATTTCAATTCAGTTTCAGATAGTCCTCCTGGTTTGTCACGCGATGTGATCACTGACTTCGTTGGAAACGGTATCTTTGCAGGCGATCAAATCGATCTATCTACCATTGATGCTAACTCCAGTGTAGCGGGCAACCAAGCCTTCACTTTCATCGGGGCTGGCGTATTCTCAGCAGCCCGTCAGGTTCGTTATTCAGGAGGTATTCTTCAAGCTAACACTGATGGGGATCTGTCGGCTGAGTTTGAAATTAGGTTTAAAGGGGCACCACCAATAGTGGCAAACGACATCATCCTTTAATCTAATAGACCTGCCTTGAAAATTAGGAGGAACTTTGCTTGTTTCATAGCAGCCTACTACTGCAACCAGTAAAGATATAACCCGGATTTCTCACCACACCTCTTAAAGCCTGCGCAAGTGCCGGGGAGAAGTAATGAGTAAGAAGTAAGAAGTTTTTACTCATTACTCATTACTCATTACTCATTACTTCTCCTTTCCTCCATCAAACGCCTTGAGCTTGTGAGAAATGCGGGATAAGGACATGACATTACTCTTGGCTTAATTTTGATGCCAAATCATCAATACATCTAGTGCTTGTCAAATCTTCAAACTTAACAGCAAAGACCTGCTCCAATCAGGTGTGGTTCAGTTATCTCTTCCCACTCGTTATTTCTTTGCCTTGTTTTCTCGGCGTTGCTGAATGAAAGTGTGAAATTTAAAAATTCAATATTTGAAACTGTTTCCTTTACACCTTTGGGGGAAACCAAATTCATACTCTTAATCAGCAACACGGTTTTCTGATGGGAAAGTGACGAGGTTATTTTNNNNCCCACTAAGTTTAGGAGAACCTTACTAATGGCAATTATCAACGGTACCAATTTTAATGACAACAATACCATCAACGGTTCCCCATTTATCTTTCGCCCTGCCCTAAATGGGGGTGCTGGCAGCGATATCCTTAACGGCAATGGCGGCGACGATATCTTAAATGGCGGTGCTGGCAGCGATATCCTTAACGGGAATGCCGGCGACGATAGCCTAAATGGCGATGCTGGCAGCGATATCCTCAACGGCAATCTCGGCAGCGATACCCTTAACGGTAATGCTGGCAGTGATATCCTAAATGGTAATCTCGGCAGCGATATCCTCACTGGCGGGGCTGGCAACGATACCCTAAATGGCGGTGCTGGCAGCGATATCCTCACTGGCGGTGCTGGGACTGATTCTCTTACTGGCGGTGCTGGCAACGATATTTTCGATTTCAATTCAGTTTCAGATAGTCCTACTGGTTTGTCACGAGATGTTATCGCTGACTTCGTTGGAAACGGTATCTTTGCAGGCGATCAAATCGATCTATCTACCATTGATGCTAACTCCAGTGTAGCGGGCAACCAAGCCTTCACTTTCATCGGGGCTGGCGTATTCTCAGCAGCCCGTCAGATTCGTTATTCAGGAGGTATTCTTCAAGCTAACACTGATGGGGATCTGTCGGCTGAGTTTGAGATTGGACTGACAGGAGCACCATCACTAGTGGCAAGCGACATTATCCTCTAATCTAATAGACCTCTTGCAAAAGCGCTGAACACCCTACTTCTAAAAGCAAGCGCTTAGGAGTGGGGTTGTTATTTATGATTTATGCAAGAAGTCTAATATTGAAGAATAATTTAGGTGCAAAGCAAAACATACTCCAATTGTGAGAAAATCCAGTAGGCTTTAACTTGTCAAGAATGATATTGCTATAGTCAAGCACAGTTAAATACTAACAAAGTTGCTCACATCAACTGCACCTAACAAAAGCACATCTCAAAAGTAGAAAATTACCAATGCTTGCTAAGGTTCGAGCGTGCTGCGTATGCATGAGAAAATCTGTTAATACAATCGCANAAAGTTGTGATGATGCCACAATATCCAAATTGTAACGCTAGGGGTGCGCGATGTCTACGGTGACTGAGCGCAGCCGTTCGCGCAGCGTCTCGTAGAGAAGTGCGGGCTACGCCTACGCACTGGTCAACNAAGGGAATGACACTAAGTTCAAATACAGCCTTGATCCTGTAAGGCTCTGCCTCCATTGGCTTGAGCATAGGCAGCAGTACTCTCGAAATACATTTTGAGTCTTAAGACTGGAAACGAATTCAAGTTACACAAATCTTTAGGCTTTTCTTCGTCTCATGCATCTAACAAAGCTTTTAACTTATTGGCAATTATTTGTTATATATAACTACAGAAACCACTAAACAAATA
This portion of the Nostoc sp. GT001 genome encodes:
- a CDS encoding calcium-binding protein, translated to MAIINGTNFNDNNTINGSPFIFRPALNGGAGSDILNGNGGDDILNGGAGSDILNGNAGDDSLNGDAGSDILNGNLGSDTLNGNAGSDILNGNLGSDILTGGAGNDTLNGGAGSDILTGGAGTDSLTGGAGNDIFDFNSVSDSPTGLSRDVIADFVGNGIFAGDQIDLSTIDANSSVAGNQAFTFIGAGVFSAARQIRYSGGILQANTDGDLSAEFEIGLTGAPSLVASDIIL